aatagacgatttagaatcatgtaacgctgtatatttttaattaaggtgatttggattaaaATTTAGGGTTACCTAATGTTGTTTTTAATAATggtatatgtgggtaatatagatgcaaatttaaaggattactttaagttatttttaagtaatagtggtgggcaatttagttgcaaatttaggaggttattttaaattatttttataatgacataagtgggtaattttcatGAATATTAGggattactttagtttattgAATATAATGATAGAggtaggtaatttagatatagatttaggggatTATTTTAGGCTAATTTTATAATGGtaaaggtgggtaatttttttaaaaaattacataatagatccaatggctatgatgatttgagtataccgattgatggctagatgtttcacttttttttgaaaaattctaggatttctttccttttcctagAGTATCCCCCTCCTGAAGGTTTCAAAAGGAGTCTCAGTTAATAATTGTAAGATTGCTCTAAATTATACATGTGGAGATGAATATGCTAAGATTATACCATTTCCTTGATTTGGTAATGAAATTGTGTTGCTCCCGGTCTGGAAGATCACGAGTCCTATGAAAGAAAGTTATCCGCATGCACGCGCCTGCCAATATACTTGCAAGTGTGAAACAAGTGTCATCGGATCCATCGCTTGGTAACCATGTGTAATATCGGATAGCCCGGGCGAGCGCATGGGTCGCCCTCGTCCCCACCTCTTCCTGCAAACCCATCCATCACTGGCCTcggctcctgctgctgctgcggtagGTGGCGCGTCGCTCTTCCTTAACTGCTCGCCCAcctctcttctccttcctccatcccacGCACACAAGCAGCAACAGTTCGTGCTAGCTTGTGCTCCGACCTCCAACTCCCTATCCTCTCCGCTCTGCTCGCCCGCGCCAAGGcacaggagcagcagcagcgtgcgCTCCATCCTGCTCCACCTGTCGCCGCGCGGCGCTCGGATGTCAGTTCCTGCCACGCGACGCGAGTTCTTCTTCGATTCGAGCCAGCCGTGCATGGGTGCTGATGATGATGCCTGTGTGATTCTCTCACCTGCAGGATCGGGCCGGGCGACGAGCTGGCCGAGCTGCTCTGGGACAACGGGCCGGCGCTgaggagggcgccgccgccgttccaaCCCTTCACCTGCAGCGCCGCCGGCAGCAGCAGGGCCCACGAGCTCAagcgccacgccgccgctgccgccggcatGGCCTCCGTACCGCTCGGGGCGCACGACGCCGGCGGGTTCCCCgtccacgacgacgacgacgccgtgcCGTGGCTGCATTGCCCCGTCatcgtcgacgacggcgacacGGCGCCGCTGCCCCCGGAGTACTGCGCCGGCCTGCTGTCCGAGTACCCGGGcctccccggcgccgcgccgcccgcctcccccCACCACGGCGCGGCCGTcccggcctcccgcgccgcgccgccggaggccgCGGCCAAGCAGGCCCCGCCGAGCGCCGGTGAGGGCGTCATGAACTTCACCTTCTTCTCGCGTCCTCTGCAGCAGCGGCCGCaggcgtccgccgccgcggccccgaGCAACCCCGTCGAGTCCACGGTCGTGCAGGCGGCGACGAACCGGCTGCGGAGCACCCCGCTGTTCTCGGAGCAGAGGATGGCGTGGCTGCAGCCGCCCAAAGCGCCGCGCGCCACGGCGGCAGGGGCACCTCCTGCCCCCCAGGCGCCTCTGCCCCCAGAGCTCCGCCACGGAGAAGCCGCCACGGTGACTCAACGCAGGTTGCAGCCGGAAGCGAGGGCTCCCGATGCGGCCGCGGGACcggcggcggtgaccacctcgtcGGTCTGCTCCGGCAACGGTGACCGGAGCCAGCCCAAGAGGAGCAGCCACCACCAGCTCCCGGACTGCTCCGTCAGCCCGGACGAGGTAGCATGCGCATGGCCGACCACCTATTGGCCATTGTTGATTCAAACATCGGGCTTCCTGAATTCCTGATCGCAACGCCTCTCTGGCTGCAGGACCTCGACGACGAGGGCGGCGCGACGAGGAGGTCGGAGTCGCGGAGCAACAAGCGGAGCCGCACCGCCGAGGTGCACAACCTATCGGAGAGGGTACGCACGGGGCACTGCTCGGTCGATCCACGTCTCTGCCAATGCGCGCACGCCATGCAAGTGATCCTCATGAGATGTGAATTGAAAATTGCTGTGACCTTGCATTGCAGAGGAGACGAGACCGGATCAACGAGAAGATGCGCGCCCTGCAGGAGCTCATCCCCAACTGCAACAAGGCACACGCCACTGACACCTTGATCCTAAAATGGAATCCATCCAGTTGCTTCATTCGTCTGGCACACGCCACTAACACGCTTGCTTCTGTTGCAGATCGACAAGGCGTCCATGCTGGAGGAGGCGATCGAGTACCTGAAGACCCTGCAGCTGCAGGTGCAGATGATGTCGATGGGGACGGGTCTGTGCGTGCCGCCGATGCTGCTGCCGGCGATGCAGATGCCGCACCCCATGGCGGCGCACTTCCCCCACCTCGGCATGGGGCTGGGGTTCAGcatgggcgcggcggcggcagccttcGACATGGCCCGCGCTGCCGGCGTGCACTTCCCGTGCCCGCCGATGGCAATGCCGCCAGGGCCGATGTTCGGCGTGCCCGGGCaggcgatgccgccgccggccgcggcggcgttcgCTCACAtggccaccgcgccgcccgaGCAGATGGAAGTTGCTCCTGCACGGCGAGGAGCAGAAGCGGACCAACCGCCGGTTCCCGTCGTCACACAGGTAGCTGCAAGGATCAGTGTCCTGCAATGCGCTTCGGTCTCTGTATTTCCTGTGCCAGTAACCCATCAAAACACCATTTTGATGTGCTTCTTAACAGGGcgatcagaagcagcagcatccGAAGCAGACGTGAAGGTGACGAGGCGCTCCGCATGTTGTTGCAGATCGCGCGCGTTGAGCTAGGCGGCAGTCGGCTGGTCGCTCTGTTTCCTCTGAATTTGGCTGCTCCATCGATGTGTGTCTGAAGAAGCGTAGGCATGCAGTAGGCTCGGGTCTGAACAAACATTTTTACCTAGCCTGCTAACGTCGCATCTCAGCTGTAATTTGCCTGTAGATTCTAAGAGAATTTAAGGGgggtttggttccacggactaataAAGTTTAGTCCTTATCACATCGAAATattaggtactaattaggagtattaaacatagactaattataaaactaattgcacagatggaggctaattcgcgagacgaatctactaagactaattaatttactgtagcatcacattgtcaaatcatggattaattggacttaatagattcgtctcgcaaattagcgtgcaattggttttataattagctcatatttagtcctccgaattagtatctaaacattcgttGTGGTAgcgattaaactttagtccatggaaccaaacaaCCTCTTAGAAGAGGTGCTCGTGGAATGTATCGCGTGAGAGGTTGGATG
This sequence is a window from Setaria italica strain Yugu1 chromosome III, Setaria_italica_v2.0, whole genome shotgun sequence. Protein-coding genes within it:
- the LOC101773457 gene encoding transcription factor APG; the protein is MGRPRPHLFLQTHPSLASAPAAAAVGGASLFLNCSPTSLLLPPSHAHKQQQFVLACAPTSNSLSSPLCSPAPRHRSSSSVRSILLHLSPRGARMIGPGDELAELLWDNGPALRRAPPPFQPFTCSAAGSSRAHELKRHAAAAAGMASVPLGAHDAGGFPVHDDDDAVPWLHCPVIVDDGDTAPLPPEYCAGLLSEYPGLPGAAPPASPHHGAAVPASRAAPPEAAAKQAPPSAGEGVMNFTFFSRPLQQRPQASAAAAPSNPVESTVVQAATNRLRSTPLFSEQRMAWLQPPKAPRATAAGAPPAPQAPLPPELRHGEAATVTQRRLQPEARAPDAAAGPAAVTTSSVCSGNGDRSQPKRSSHHQLPDCSVSPDEDLDDEGGATRRSESRSNKRSRTAEVHNLSERRRRDRINEKMRALQELIPNCNKIDKASMLEEAIEYLKTLQLQVQMMSMGTGLCVPPMLLPAMQMPHPMAAHFPHLGMGLGFSMGAAAAAFDMARAAGVHFPCPPMAMPPGPMFGVPGQAMPPPAAAAFAHMATAPPEQMEVAPARRGAEADQPPVPVVTQGDQKQQHPKQT